One Streptomyces sp. NBC_00223 genomic window carries:
- a CDS encoding DUF4118 domain-containing protein: MARGSLRIYLGAAPGVGKTYAMLREAHRRAARGTDVVVALVEDHGRPRTRELLSGLDTVPRRPVRPQGAEPGGGAPDDREHGDLDLDAVLARRPRIALVDELAHTNAPGGRHAKRWQDVEELLEAGVNVISTVGIEHLESLGDVVEGITGVRPQETVPDEVVRRADQIELIDMDPAALRRRVAHGNVYAPDQADAALSRFFRPGNLTALRELALLWTADRVDEYLRRYRAEHGIADAWQARERIVVGLTGGPEGATLIRRAARIAAKGSGSELLAVHVVSAGGRTRTPGQPRPAGPSSDELGRQRRLVDDVGGSFHAVLGDDVPGALLDFARGADATQIVLGSSRRRTWQYVLGPGVGATVARESGDIDVHIVTHEHAAAGRPRLPGRLPVNLGRARAVAGWLLGCGGPVLLTLLLTRGVGDPGLPTALLLFLTLTVGAALVGGVFPAVAAALLGSLLLNYYFAAPTHTFTISNPRNLLALVIFVAVGIAVASVVDLAARRAQQAARSRAESEVLSYLAGSLLRGEDTLTVLLNRIRETFGTESVALLEHGEDRQGWRCAASVGPRPATGPEDADVEVPVGESLVLALSGRVLPAADRRLLGAFAAQSAALLERQRLARQAAEARRLAEGNRIRTALLAAVSHDLRTPLTGIKAAVSSLRSDEVDWDPRDEAELLAGIEAGADRLDHLIGNLLDMSRLRTGTVDPLMRDVGLDEVVPAALTDVPSDAVRLDVPETVPMVRADPGLLERAVANLVENAVKFSPADRQVVVRADPLRLPEGRRVEVRIIDRGPGVPDEAKEYIFEPFQRHGDPPPGSGGVGLGLAVARGFAEVMGGSLSAEDTPGGGLTMVLTLRCSAGPGGASTGAVGPASPSGPTAMTDATDTTAPTEGKAVPNP, encoded by the coding sequence ATGGCACGCGGCAGTCTCCGCATCTACCTCGGTGCCGCCCCTGGTGTCGGCAAGACGTACGCGATGCTCCGCGAGGCCCACCGGCGCGCCGCCCGTGGCACCGACGTGGTCGTCGCCCTGGTCGAGGACCACGGCCGGCCCCGCACCCGGGAGCTGCTGAGCGGCCTCGACACGGTCCCGCGCCGCCCCGTACGGCCCCAGGGCGCGGAACCAGGCGGAGGTGCCCCCGACGACCGCGAACACGGCGACCTGGACCTCGACGCCGTACTGGCCCGCCGCCCCCGGATCGCGCTGGTCGACGAACTCGCCCACACCAACGCGCCCGGCGGCAGGCACGCCAAACGCTGGCAGGACGTCGAAGAGCTGCTGGAAGCCGGTGTGAACGTGATCTCCACGGTCGGCATCGAGCATCTGGAGTCGCTCGGCGACGTGGTCGAGGGCATCACCGGGGTGCGGCCCCAGGAGACCGTTCCGGACGAGGTGGTCAGGCGCGCCGACCAGATCGAGCTGATCGACATGGACCCGGCCGCGCTGCGCCGCCGCGTCGCGCACGGCAATGTCTACGCGCCCGACCAGGCCGACGCGGCGCTCTCGCGCTTCTTCCGCCCCGGCAACCTCACCGCGCTGCGGGAGCTGGCGCTGCTGTGGACCGCGGACCGGGTGGACGAGTACCTGCGCCGTTATCGCGCCGAACACGGCATCGCCGACGCCTGGCAGGCCCGCGAGCGCATCGTCGTGGGGCTCACCGGCGGCCCCGAGGGCGCCACCCTGATCCGGCGAGCGGCCAGGATCGCCGCAAAGGGTTCGGGGAGCGAACTGCTGGCCGTGCACGTGGTGAGCGCCGGCGGCCGGACCAGGACTCCCGGGCAACCGCGGCCGGCCGGGCCGTCGTCCGACGAACTCGGCCGACAGCGGCGCCTGGTGGACGACGTCGGCGGCAGCTTCCACGCGGTGCTCGGCGACGACGTGCCCGGCGCGCTGCTGGACTTCGCCCGCGGCGCCGACGCCACGCAGATCGTGCTCGGCTCCAGCCGCCGAAGGACGTGGCAGTACGTGCTCGGGCCCGGCGTCGGCGCCACCGTGGCGCGGGAGTCCGGGGACATCGACGTGCACATCGTCACCCACGAGCACGCCGCCGCGGGGCGGCCCCGGCTGCCCGGGCGACTGCCCGTCAACCTCGGCCGGGCGCGAGCGGTCGCCGGATGGCTGCTCGGCTGCGGCGGACCGGTGCTGCTCACCCTGCTGCTGACACGAGGAGTGGGCGACCCGGGGCTGCCCACCGCGCTGCTGCTCTTCCTCACCCTGACCGTCGGCGCCGCGCTCGTGGGCGGTGTCTTCCCCGCGGTCGCCGCGGCCCTGCTCGGCTCCTTGCTGCTCAACTACTACTTCGCGGCCCCTACCCACACCTTCACCATCTCCAACCCCCGCAACCTGCTGGCGCTCGTGATCTTCGTGGCGGTCGGCATCGCCGTGGCCTCCGTGGTGGACCTGGCGGCCCGCCGTGCCCAGCAGGCGGCGCGCAGCCGCGCGGAGTCGGAGGTCCTCAGCTACCTGGCGGGCAGTCTGCTGCGCGGCGAGGACACGCTCACCGTGCTGCTGAACCGTATCCGCGAGACCTTCGGCACCGAATCGGTGGCGCTCCTCGAACACGGCGAGGACCGGCAGGGCTGGCGCTGCGCCGCCTCTGTGGGCCCGCGTCCGGCCACCGGGCCCGAGGACGCCGACGTGGAGGTGCCGGTTGGCGAGAGCCTGGTCCTGGCGCTCAGCGGCCGGGTGCTGCCCGCGGCGGACCGCCGGCTGCTCGGCGCGTTCGCCGCCCAGAGCGCCGCGCTGCTGGAGCGCCAGCGCCTGGCGCGGCAGGCCGCGGAGGCCCGGCGGCTGGCCGAGGGGAACCGTATTCGCACCGCCCTGCTCGCCGCCGTGTCGCACGACCTCCGCACGCCGCTGACCGGGATCAAGGCCGCGGTCAGTTCGCTGCGGTCGGACGAGGTGGACTGGGACCCGCGGGACGAGGCCGAACTGCTCGCCGGGATCGAGGCGGGCGCGGACCGGCTCGATCATCTGATCGGCAATCTGCTCGACATGAGCCGGCTGCGTACCGGCACCGTCGATCCTTTGATGCGGGACGTGGGACTCGACGAGGTGGTGCCCGCCGCGCTGACCGACGTGCCGTCCGACGCCGTACGCCTCGACGTCCCCGAGACCGTACCCATGGTGCGCGCCGACCCCGGGCTGCTGGAGCGGGCGGTGGCCAACCTGGTGGAGAACGCGGTGAAGTTCAGCCCGGCGGACCGTCAGGTCGTGGTGCGGGCCGACCCTTTGCGCCTTCCGGAGGGACGACGGGTCGAGGTACGAATCATCGACCGCGGGCCCGGCGTCCCCGACGAGGCGAAGGAGTACATCTTCGAGCCCTTCCAGCGGCACGGCGACCCGCCGCCCGGCAGCGGAGGCGTCGGGCTCGGGCTCGCGGTCGCCCGTGGATTCGCCGAGGTGATGGGCGGCAGCCTGAGCGCGGAGGACACGCCGGGAGGCGGGCTGACGATGGTGCTGACGCTGCGGTGCTCGGCGGGGCCGGGCGGGGCCTCCACAGGGGCGGTCGGTCCGGCTTCCCCATCCGGACCGACCGCGATGACCGATGCGACCGATACAACCGCTCCGACCGAAGGAAAGGCGGTGCCCAACCCGTGA
- a CDS encoding response regulator, giving the protein MTRVLVVDDEPQLVRALVINLKARKYDVDAAPDGATALRLAAAHHPDVVLLDLGLPDMDGAQVIRGLRGWTRVPIIVLSARHTSDEKVLALDAGADDYVTKPFGMDELLARLRAAVRRAEPVAASGSGLGEDAVVTTDAFTVDLAAKRVRRNGSDVRLTPTEWHLLDILVRNPGRLVGQTRLLQEVWGPAYGTETNYLRVYMAQLRRKLEPDPSRPRHLITEPGMGYRFEP; this is encoded by the coding sequence GTGACCAGGGTCCTGGTGGTGGACGACGAACCGCAGCTCGTCCGCGCCCTTGTGATCAACCTCAAGGCCCGCAAGTACGACGTCGACGCCGCTCCCGACGGGGCCACCGCGCTGAGGCTGGCCGCTGCCCATCACCCGGATGTGGTCCTGCTCGACCTGGGACTGCCCGACATGGACGGCGCCCAGGTGATCCGGGGGCTGCGCGGCTGGACACGTGTGCCGATCATCGTCCTGTCGGCCCGTCATACGTCCGACGAGAAGGTTCTCGCCCTGGACGCGGGTGCGGACGACTACGTCACCAAGCCCTTCGGCATGGACGAGTTGCTGGCCCGGCTGCGCGCCGCCGTCCGCCGTGCCGAACCGGTCGCCGCGTCGGGTTCGGGCCTGGGTGAGGACGCGGTGGTCACGACCGACGCCTTTACCGTCGATCTGGCGGCCAAACGTGTCCGCCGCAATGGTTCCGACGTCCGCCTCACCCCCACCGAATGGCACCTGCTGGACATCCTGGTCCGCAATCCCGGCCGCCTGGTCGGCCAGACCCGCCTCCTCCAGGAGGTCTGGGGCCCTGCCTACGGGACCGAGACCAACTACCTCCGCGTCTACATGGCCCAACTGCGCCGCAAACTCGAACCCGACCCCTCCCGCCCCCGCCACCTCATCACCGAACCGGGGATGGGCTACCGCTTCGAGCCCTAG
- the sepX gene encoding divisome protein SepX/GlpR, with protein MSSSGLIYAVIVGAWAAYLVPMWLRRQDELNEARPTERFSTAIRLLSGRAAMERRVAKARAETVDPAAGAVEGDTDPVESVDVRGLAVPATEVRRPAARTGPASDVTPPQPVSHQQHQSAHPQSPNPRAKVLARRRRTTTLLFVAFTAGAVVAAVGGIALLWAPALPAVLLTLYIAQMRRQERRRFEVRLDQRHAAEAARRLRSRPAPPAPAAQEERPPAPAAPAPAPAVAPAPSPRTADRRALVEQTDHAEWVDQQRAQQTADDGWDPVPVPLPTYVTAPVAPRTPGGIDLGAPDTWSSARSGTTPTDPAPSREPREARDGREPREQQPPARRPRTAARTPLFDQYADSDRPRAANE; from the coding sequence GTGAGCAGTAGCGGCCTCATCTATGCAGTCATCGTCGGGGCCTGGGCTGCCTACCTGGTGCCGATGTGGCTCCGTAGGCAGGATGAGCTCAACGAGGCGCGTCCGACGGAACGCTTCAGCACCGCCATCCGGCTCCTGTCCGGACGGGCGGCGATGGAGCGGCGTGTCGCGAAGGCGCGCGCTGAGACCGTCGACCCCGCCGCCGGCGCAGTGGAGGGCGACACCGACCCCGTGGAGTCGGTGGACGTCCGGGGCCTCGCCGTGCCCGCGACCGAGGTGCGGCGCCCGGCAGCCCGCACCGGTCCGGCTTCGGACGTGACACCGCCGCAGCCCGTCTCGCATCAGCAGCACCAGTCCGCTCACCCGCAGTCGCCCAATCCGCGCGCCAAGGTGCTGGCGCGCCGACGCCGTACGACCACGCTGCTCTTCGTCGCCTTTACCGCCGGGGCCGTCGTGGCGGCTGTCGGCGGCATCGCGCTGCTCTGGGCACCGGCCCTCCCCGCGGTCCTGCTCACCCTGTACATCGCGCAGATGCGGCGGCAGGAACGGCGCCGTTTCGAGGTGCGGCTCGACCAGCGTCACGCGGCGGAGGCCGCTCGGCGCCTGCGGTCCCGCCCGGCGCCCCCCGCGCCCGCCGCCCAGGAGGAGCGTCCTCCGGCGCCCGCCGCTCCTGCCCCGGCTCCCGCCGTCGCACCGGCGCCCTCGCCGCGCACCGCCGACCGTCGCGCTCTCGTCGAGCAGACCGACCACGCGGAGTGGGTCGACCAGCAGCGCGCCCAGCAGACCGCCGACGACGGCTGGGACCCCGTACCGGTCCCGTTGCCCACCTACGTGACCGCCCCGGTGGCCCCTCGCACCCCTGGTGGCATCGACCTCGGCGCTCCTGACACATGGAGTTCCGCGCGCTCCGGTACGACGCCTACGGACCCCGCGCCCTCCCGTGAGCCCCGCGAGGCGCGCGACGGCCGTGAACCCCGGGAGCAGCAGCCCCCGGCCCGCCGGCCGCGCACAGCAGCCCGTACGCCCCTCTTCGACCAGTACGCCGACTCCGACCGCCCCCGCGCGGCCAACGAATGA